A part of Bacillus thuringiensis genomic DNA contains:
- the rho gene encoding transcription termination factor Rho, which produces MNLSIAALENMKLKELYELAKEFKISYYSKLTKKELIFAILKARAEKEGFFFMEGVLEIIQSEGFGFLRPINYSPSSEDIYISASQIRRFDLRNGDKVSGKVRPPKENERYFGLLQVEAVNGDDPESAKERVHFPALTPLYPDRQMKLETEPKKLPTRIMDLIAPVGFGQRGLIVAPPKAGKTSLLKEIAHSVTTNHPEAELIVLLIDERPEEVTDIERSVKGDVVSSTFDEVPENHIKVAELVLERAMRLVEHKKDVIILMDSITRLARAYNLVIPPSGRTLSGGIDPAAFHRPKRFFGAARNIEEGGSLTILATALVDTGSRMDDVIYEEFKGTGNMELHLDRSLAERRIFPAIDIRRSGTRKEDLLIPKEHLDKLWGIRKTMRDTPDFVEGFLRKLRQTKTNEEFLQNIVADSKRYVTTK; this is translated from the coding sequence ATGAATTTGTCAATTGCAGCATTAGAAAACATGAAATTAAAAGAGTTATACGAGCTTGCGAAAGAATTTAAGATTTCGTATTATAGCAAATTAACGAAAAAAGAGTTAATCTTCGCTATCCTAAAAGCTCGAGCAGAAAAAGAAGGTTTCTTCTTCATGGAAGGCGTATTAGAAATTATTCAATCAGAAGGATTTGGATTCCTACGTCCTATCAACTATTCTCCAAGCTCAGAAGATATTTATATCTCAGCTTCGCAAATTCGTCGTTTCGATTTACGTAATGGAGACAAGGTTTCTGGTAAAGTACGACCTCCGAAAGAAAATGAACGCTATTTTGGATTATTACAAGTTGAAGCTGTAAACGGAGATGATCCAGAGTCAGCAAAAGAGCGTGTGCATTTCCCTGCATTAACACCATTATACCCAGATCGCCAAATGAAATTGGAAACGGAACCGAAAAAGTTACCGACACGCATCATGGATTTAATCGCACCAGTTGGATTTGGACAACGTGGTTTAATTGTCGCGCCTCCAAAGGCTGGTAAAACAAGTCTATTAAAAGAAATCGCACACAGTGTTACAACAAATCACCCGGAAGCTGAATTAATTGTACTTTTAATTGATGAGCGTCCAGAGGAAGTAACAGACATTGAACGTTCTGTTAAAGGAGATGTTGTAAGCTCTACTTTTGATGAAGTACCAGAAAATCATATTAAAGTAGCGGAACTTGTGTTAGAACGTGCAATGCGTCTTGTAGAGCACAAAAAAGATGTTATCATTTTAATGGATAGTATTACCCGTTTAGCGCGAGCTTACAACCTTGTTATTCCACCAAGTGGTAGAACATTATCGGGTGGTATCGATCCAGCTGCCTTCCATAGACCGAAGCGTTTCTTTGGAGCTGCACGTAACATTGAAGAAGGCGGTAGCTTAACGATTTTAGCAACAGCACTCGTTGATACAGGATCTCGTATGGACGATGTAATTTACGAAGAATTTAAAGGAACTGGAAATATGGAACTTCACTTAGATCGTTCATTAGCTGAGCGTCGTATCTTCCCGGCAATTGATATTCGCCGTTCTGGTACACGTAAAGAAGATCTATTAATTCCGAAAGAACATTTAGACAAGCTATGGGGTATTCGTAAAACAATGCGTGATACACCAGACTTTGTCGAAGGTTTCTTACGTAAACTTCGTCAAACAAAGACAAATGAAGAATTTTTACAAAACATTGTTGCAGACTCAAAAAGATATGTAACAACTAAGTAA
- the glpX gene encoding class II fructose-bisphosphatase, whose translation MERSLSMELVRVTEAAALSSARWMGRGKKDEADGAATSAMRDVFDTIPMKGTVVIGEGEMDEAPMLYIGEKLGTGYGPRVDVAVDPLEGTNIVAAGGWNALAVIAIADHGNLLHAPDMYMDKIAVGPEAVGAVDIDAPIIDNLRAVAKAKNKDIEDVVATVLNRPRHQAIIEEIRKAGARIKLINDGDVAGAINTAFDRTGVDILFGSGGAPEGVLAAVALKCLGGEIHGKLLPQNEAELARCKKMGIEDINRILRMEDLVKGDDAIFAATGVTDGELLRGVQFKGSVGTTQSLVMRAKSGTVRFVDGRHSLNKKPNLVIK comes from the coding sequence GTGGAAAGAAGTTTATCTATGGAGTTAGTACGTGTAACAGAGGCTGCAGCTTTATCATCAGCGCGTTGGATGGGACGCGGGAAAAAGGATGAGGCAGACGGTGCAGCAACATCAGCTATGCGTGATGTATTTGATACAATTCCGATGAAAGGTACAGTTGTAATTGGTGAAGGTGAGATGGATGAAGCGCCAATGCTGTATATCGGAGAGAAATTAGGTACGGGATATGGACCACGTGTAGACGTTGCAGTTGATCCTTTAGAAGGGACAAACATCGTGGCAGCTGGTGGATGGAATGCTCTTGCTGTTATTGCAATTGCAGATCATGGTAATTTGTTACATGCTCCTGACATGTACATGGATAAAATCGCGGTTGGCCCAGAAGCGGTTGGGGCGGTCGATATTGATGCGCCTATTATCGATAACTTACGTGCGGTTGCGAAAGCGAAAAATAAAGATATTGAAGATGTTGTAGCGACAGTTTTAAACCGTCCACGTCATCAAGCGATTATCGAAGAAATTCGTAAAGCTGGTGCTCGTATTAAATTAATTAACGATGGAGATGTGGCTGGAGCAATTAACACTGCATTTGATCGTACAGGTGTAGACATTTTATTCGGATCTGGTGGAGCGCCTGAGGGTGTATTAGCAGCAGTTGCATTAAAATGTTTAGGTGGAGAAATCCATGGAAAGCTACTGCCTCAAAATGAAGCTGAATTAGCTCGTTGTAAAAAAATGGGCATTGAAGATATAAATCGTATCCTTCGCATGGAAGACTTAGTAAAAGGTGACGATGCAATCTTTGCAGCAACAGGAGTAACAGACGGAGAACTATTACGCGGCGTTCAATTTAAAGGTAGCGTAGGAACAACACAATCCCTTGTTATGCGCGCAAAATCAGGCACAGTACGCTTCGTAGACGGACGCCATAGCTTGAATAAAAAACCGAACTTGGTTATTAAATAA
- the murA gene encoding UDP-N-acetylglucosamine 1-carboxyvinyltransferase — protein MEKLLIEGGRALNGTIRVSGAKNSAVALIPATILADTPVTIGGVPNISDVKMLGDLLEEIGGRVTYGQEEEMVVDPSNMVAMPLPNGKVKKLRASYYLMGAMLGRFKKAVIGLPGGCHLGPRPIDQHIKGFEALGAHVTNEQGAIYLRADELRGARIYLDVVSVGATINIMLAAVRAKGRTVIENAAKEPEIIDVATLLTSMGARIKGAGTDVIRIDGVDSLHGCHHTIIPDRIEAGTYMILGAASGGEVTVDNVIPQHLESVTAKLREAGVQVETNDDQITVNGNRRLKVVDIKTLVYPGFPTDLQQPFTTLLTKAHGTGVVTDTIYGARFKHIDELRRMNAQIKVEGRSAIVTGPVLLQGAKVKASDLRAGAALVIAGLMADGITEVTGLEHIDRGYENIVDKLKGLGANIWREQMTSQEIEEMKNA, from the coding sequence ATGGAAAAATTGCTAATTGAAGGCGGAAGAGCTTTAAATGGAACAATTCGAGTGAGTGGTGCAAAGAACAGCGCCGTTGCACTAATTCCAGCGACAATTTTAGCAGATACTCCAGTAACTATTGGTGGTGTCCCTAATATTTCGGACGTGAAAATGTTAGGAGACTTGCTAGAGGAAATTGGAGGAAGGGTAACTTATGGACAGGAGGAAGAGATGGTAGTCGATCCTTCTAACATGGTTGCAATGCCTTTACCAAATGGAAAAGTGAAAAAATTGCGTGCTTCTTATTATTTAATGGGTGCGATGCTTGGCCGTTTTAAAAAAGCTGTTATTGGGCTTCCAGGTGGATGTCATTTAGGACCGAGGCCGATTGATCAGCATATTAAAGGGTTTGAAGCGTTAGGCGCACATGTTACGAATGAACAGGGTGCTATTTATTTAAGAGCAGATGAATTACGCGGGGCACGTATTTATTTAGATGTTGTTAGTGTAGGAGCTACGATTAATATTATGCTAGCAGCTGTGCGAGCGAAGGGTAGAACTGTTATTGAAAACGCAGCGAAAGAACCAGAGATTATTGATGTAGCTACATTGTTAACAAGCATGGGTGCACGTATTAAAGGTGCTGGCACAGATGTAATCCGAATTGATGGTGTGGATTCACTGCACGGTTGTCATCACACGATCATTCCGGATCGTATTGAAGCGGGTACGTATATGATTTTAGGAGCTGCATCAGGAGGAGAAGTAACGGTTGATAATGTTATTCCTCAGCATTTAGAGTCAGTTACAGCGAAGTTAAGAGAAGCTGGTGTCCAAGTTGAAACGAACGATGACCAAATTACAGTGAACGGTAATAGAAGGTTAAAAGTAGTTGATATAAAAACGCTTGTATATCCAGGATTCCCAACAGATTTACAACAACCATTTACGACGCTTTTAACAAAGGCGCATGGAACGGGTGTTGTAACGGATACGATTTACGGCGCGCGTTTTAAACACATTGATGAGTTACGTCGTATGAATGCACAAATTAAAGTAGAAGGTCGTTCGGCAATTGTAACTGGTCCTGTTTTATTGCAAGGTGCAAAAGTGAAAGCGAGTGATTTGCGAGCTGGAGCAGCCCTTGTTATTGCAGGGTTAATGGCGGATGGAATTACAGAAGTAACCGGACTTGAGCATATTGATCGAGGTTATGAAAATATAGTAGACAAGCTTAAAGGTCTTGGCGCAAACATTTGGCGAGAACAAATGACAAGTCAAGAAATTGAAGAGATGAAGAACGCATAA
- a CDS encoding class II fructose-bisphosphate aldolase, translated as MPLVSMKEMLNTALEGKYAVGQFNMNNLEWTQAILAAAEEEKSPVILGVSEGAARHMTGFKTVVAMVKALIEEMNITVPVAIHLDHGSSFEKCKEAIDAGFTSVMIDASHHPFEENVETTKKVVEYAHARNVSVEAELGTVGGQEDDIIAEGVIYADPAECKHLVEATGIDCLAPALGSVHGPYKGEPNLGFAEMEQVRDFTGVPLVLHGGTGIPTADIVKAISLGTSKINVNTENQIEFTKAVREALNKDQEVYDPRKYIGPGREAIKATVAGKMREFGSNGKA; from the coding sequence ATGCCTTTAGTTTCTATGAAAGAAATGCTAAACACAGCACTAGAAGGAAAATACGCAGTTGGTCAATTCAACATGAACAACTTAGAGTGGACTCAAGCTATCTTAGCTGCTGCGGAAGAAGAAAAATCTCCTGTAATCCTAGGTGTATCTGAGGGTGCAGCTCGTCATATGACTGGTTTCAAAACAGTTGTAGCTATGGTTAAAGCTTTAATCGAAGAAATGAACATCACTGTTCCTGTAGCGATTCACCTTGACCATGGTTCAAGCTTCGAAAAATGTAAAGAAGCAATTGATGCAGGTTTCACATCTGTAATGATCGACGCTTCTCACCACCCATTCGAAGAAAACGTTGAAACTACTAAAAAAGTAGTAGAATACGCACACGCTCGTAACGTATCTGTTGAAGCTGAGCTTGGAACAGTTGGCGGACAAGAAGACGACATCATCGCTGAAGGCGTAATTTACGCTGATCCAGCAGAGTGTAAGCACCTTGTTGAAGCAACAGGTATCGATTGCCTAGCTCCAGCTTTAGGTTCTGTACACGGTCCTTACAAAGGTGAGCCTAACTTAGGATTCGCTGAAATGGAACAAGTTCGTGACTTCACTGGTGTACCTTTAGTATTACACGGTGGTACTGGTATCCCAACTGCAGATATCGTAAAAGCTATCTCTTTAGGTACTTCAAAAATTAACGTAAACACTGAGAACCAAATTGAGTTTACAAAAGCTGTTCGTGAAGCATTAAACAAGGACCAAGAAGTTTACGATCCTCGTAAATATATTGGACCTGGCCGCGAAGCTATTAAAGCAACTGTTGCTGGTAAAATGCGTGAATTCGGTTCTAACGGTAAAGCGTAA
- the spo0F gene encoding sporulation initiation phosphotransferase Spo0F: MEGKILIVDDQYGIRVLLHEVFQKEGYQTFQAANGFQALDIVKKDNPDLVVLDMKIPGMDGIEILKHVKEIDESIKVILMTAYGELDMIQEAKDLGALMHFAKPFDIDEIRQAVRDQLAVEA; this comes from the coding sequence ATGGAAGGGAAAATTTTAATCGTTGATGATCAATATGGCATTCGTGTGTTATTACATGAAGTGTTCCAAAAAGAAGGTTATCAGACATTCCAAGCAGCGAATGGATTTCAAGCTTTAGATATCGTGAAAAAAGATAATCCAGATTTAGTAGTGTTAGATATGAAAATTCCAGGTATGGATGGTATAGAGATTTTAAAACATGTGAAGGAAATTGATGAGAGTATTAAAGTAATTTTAATGACTGCTTATGGAGAGCTTGATATGATCCAAGAAGCAAAAGATTTAGGAGCTTTAATGCACTTTGCTAAACCGTTTGATATTGATGAGATTCGTCAAGCGGTGAGAGATCAGCTTGCTGTAGAGGCGTAA
- a CDS encoding DUF2529 domain-containing protein — protein MLKIFSTQLSGYFSRVSQKEETNIEDSARLLAQALVGDGFIYLHGTNEMEGVVAEALFGAEPMKQAKRLLENGKEVEVTSADRVLLISRFSTDEEVVAMAKKLQADGHPIVGISAIQEGTESLEQYTDVHIDTKLLKGLIPDDEGNRYGFPSLMIALFAYHGIKFTIDEMLNEY, from the coding sequence ATGTTAAAAATTTTTTCAACTCAATTAAGTGGTTATTTCTCCAGAGTTTCTCAAAAAGAAGAAACGAATATAGAAGATAGCGCCCGTCTACTTGCTCAAGCATTAGTTGGCGACGGTTTTATTTATTTACATGGTACAAATGAAATGGAGGGCGTTGTTGCTGAAGCATTATTCGGTGCTGAACCAATGAAGCAAGCAAAACGATTATTGGAAAATGGTAAAGAAGTAGAAGTAACTTCTGCAGATCGTGTACTTCTTATTAGCCGTTTTTCAACAGATGAAGAAGTTGTAGCAATGGCAAAAAAACTTCAAGCAGATGGACACCCTATTGTCGGCATCTCTGCTATTCAAGAAGGTACTGAATCACTGGAACAATATACAGATGTACATATTGATACAAAGCTGTTAAAAGGCCTTATTCCAGACGATGAAGGCAATCGCTATGGATTTCCAAGTTTAATGATAGCTTTATTTGCATATCATGGGATCAAATTTACAATCGATGAAATGTTAAATGAATATTAA
- the pyrG gene encoding CTP synthase, translated as MTKYIFVTGGVVSSLGKGITAASLGRLLKNRGLNVTIQKFDPYINVDPGTMSPYQHGEVFVTDDGAETDLDLGHYERFIDINLNKYSNVTTGKIYSSVLQKERRGEYLGGTVQVIPHITNEIKERVYRSGRETNADVVITEIGGTVGDIESLPFLEAIRQIKSDIGRDNVMYIHCTLIPYLKAAGEMKTKPTQHSVKELRSLGIQPNIIVVRTELPVSQDMKDKLALFCDIDTKAVIEARDADTLYAVPLSLQEQNMDQIVCDHLKLDNPAADMTEWTALVNKVRNLSKKTKIALVGKYVELQDAYISVVEALRHAGYSFDTDVEVKWVNAEHVTPENVQELVGDTDGILVPGGFGDRGVEGKIVAIQYARENKVPFLGICLGMQLASIEFARNVLGLEGANSSEINPDTPYAIIDLLPEQKDVEDLGGTLRLGLYPCKLAEETNAYNAYNEPVVYERHRHRYEFNNQFRPDMEKEGFVFSGTSPDGRLVEIIELKEHPWFVAAQFHPELVSRPNRPQPLFHDFVRASITNKESK; from the coding sequence ATGACTAAGTATATTTTTGTAACAGGCGGTGTAGTATCGTCTTTAGGAAAAGGTATTACAGCAGCATCTCTTGGAAGACTTTTAAAAAATCGTGGTTTAAACGTAACGATTCAAAAGTTTGATCCATACATTAACGTAGACCCAGGGACTATGAGCCCATACCAACACGGTGAGGTATTCGTAACAGATGACGGTGCAGAAACTGATTTAGACCTTGGTCACTATGAGCGTTTCATCGACATCAACTTAAACAAATACAGCAACGTAACAACAGGTAAAATTTACTCTTCAGTTCTTCAAAAAGAGCGTCGTGGTGAATACCTAGGAGGAACAGTTCAAGTTATTCCTCACATTACTAATGAAATTAAAGAGCGTGTATACCGTTCTGGTCGCGAAACAAACGCGGACGTTGTTATTACAGAAATTGGTGGAACTGTTGGCGACATCGAGTCTTTACCATTCTTAGAAGCAATCCGTCAAATTAAGAGCGACATCGGTCGTGACAATGTAATGTACATTCACTGTACGTTAATCCCGTACTTAAAAGCAGCGGGTGAAATGAAAACAAAACCAACGCAACATAGCGTTAAAGAGCTTCGTAGCTTAGGTATTCAACCAAATATTATCGTTGTTCGTACAGAATTGCCTGTTTCTCAAGATATGAAAGACAAGCTTGCATTATTCTGTGACATTGATACAAAAGCAGTTATCGAAGCACGTGATGCAGATACTTTATATGCGGTTCCATTATCTCTTCAAGAGCAAAATATGGACCAAATCGTTTGCGATCACTTAAAATTAGACAATCCAGCTGCAGATATGACAGAGTGGACTGCTTTAGTTAATAAAGTGCGTAACCTTTCTAAGAAAACAAAAATCGCTCTTGTTGGTAAATACGTAGAGCTTCAAGATGCATACATTTCTGTTGTAGAAGCACTTCGTCATGCGGGTTATTCATTCGACACAGATGTAGAAGTGAAATGGGTAAATGCTGAACACGTAACACCAGAGAACGTACAAGAATTAGTTGGTGACACAGATGGTATCCTTGTACCTGGTGGATTCGGCGATCGTGGTGTAGAAGGTAAAATCGTTGCAATTCAATATGCTCGTGAAAACAAAGTACCATTCTTAGGAATTTGCTTAGGTATGCAACTTGCATCAATCGAATTTGCACGTAACGTATTAGGATTAGAAGGAGCTAACTCTTCTGAAATTAATCCTGACACACCTTATGCAATCATTGACTTATTACCAGAACAAAAAGATGTAGAAGACTTAGGTGGTACACTTCGTCTTGGCCTATATCCATGTAAGCTTGCTGAAGAAACAAATGCTTACAATGCTTACAATGAGCCGGTTGTATATGAGCGTCATCGTCATCGTTATGAGTTCAACAATCAATTCCGTCCGGATATGGAAAAAGAAGGATTTGTATTCTCTGGTACAAGCCCAGACGGCCGTCTAGTTGAAATCATTGAATTAAAAGAACATCCTTGGTTCGTAGCAGCACAGTTCCACCCGGAACTAGTTTCTCGTCCAAACCGTCCACAACCATTGTTCCATGACTTCGTAAGAGCTTCTATTACGAATAAAGAGAGCAAGTAA
- the rpoE gene encoding DNA-directed RNA polymerase subunit delta, which translates to MNFKQYSPEELKECSMIEVVHSVLGDKRQATTFNELVREIAQVLGLSQEQVNAKLAQFYTDLNIDGRFINLGENRWGLRSWYPYEQIDEEILPQPKPKKKRKVEEDGFDEYIEEDEDFDDADATEEEEVEDLDKVLEEEDGDDDDLDDLDEDDDDDFAEEELEYDETEEEEEEEL; encoded by the coding sequence GTGAATTTTAAGCAATATTCACCAGAAGAGCTAAAAGAATGTTCAATGATTGAAGTTGTACATAGCGTTTTAGGGGATAAAAGACAAGCAACGACATTCAACGAGTTGGTTCGAGAAATCGCTCAAGTGCTGGGACTATCTCAAGAGCAAGTTAATGCGAAACTCGCACAATTTTATACAGATTTAAACATCGATGGACGTTTCATTAATTTAGGAGAAAATCGTTGGGGGCTACGCAGCTGGTACCCATATGAGCAAATTGATGAAGAAATCTTACCTCAGCCAAAACCGAAGAAGAAACGTAAAGTTGAAGAAGACGGTTTTGACGAATACATTGAAGAAGATGAAGACTTCGACGATGCAGACGCAACTGAAGAAGAAGAGGTAGAAGATTTGGACAAGGTTCTTGAAGAAGAAGACGGAGATGACGATGATCTTGATGATTTAGATGAAGATGATGACGATGACTTCGCCGAAGAAGAACTTGAGTACGATGAAACTGAAGAAGAAGAAGAGGAAGAACTGTAG
- a CDS encoding TetR/AcrR family transcriptional regulator — protein MVKHNVHASVKDEKLVALRREQMIKGAVQLFKQKGFPRTTTREIAKAAGFSIGTLYEYIRTKDDVLYLVCDSIYEHVKERLEEVVCTEKGSIESLKIAITNYFKVMDELQEEVLIMYQEVRFLPKESLPYVLEKEFQMVGMFENILEQCTANGTFTLNKKEIQLLAHNIFIQGQMWGFRRWALQKLYTLEEYTEMQIRYVLQGAHMFPK, from the coding sequence ATGGTTAAACATAATGTACATGCGTCCGTGAAAGATGAAAAATTAGTTGCGTTAAGACGTGAACAAATGATTAAAGGTGCGGTGCAATTGTTTAAGCAAAAAGGGTTCCCACGTACAACAACGAGAGAGATTGCGAAGGCGGCTGGGTTTAGTATTGGAACACTTTATGAGTACATTCGTACAAAAGATGATGTTTTATATTTAGTTTGTGATAGTATTTATGAACATGTAAAAGAAAGATTAGAGGAAGTAGTGTGTACAGAGAAGGGGAGTATAGAAAGTTTAAAGATAGCGATAACGAATTATTTTAAAGTGATGGATGAATTGCAAGAGGAAGTATTAATTATGTATCAAGAGGTACGTTTTTTACCGAAAGAATCACTCCCATATGTATTAGAAAAAGAGTTTCAAATGGTCGGGATGTTTGAGAATATTTTAGAGCAGTGTACAGCAAATGGGACATTTACATTAAATAAAAAAGAGATACAGCTTCTTGCACATAACATTTTCATACAAGGACAAATGTGGGGATTTAGACGTTGGGCCCTGCAAAAACTGTATACGCTTGAAGAATATACAGAAATGCAAATTAGGTATGTATTGCAAGGAGCACATATGTTTCCGAAATAA
- the acdA gene encoding acyl-CoA dehydrogenase AcdA, whose amino-acid sequence MHFKLSEEHEMIRKMVRDFAKNEVAPTAAERDEEERFDRALFDQMAELGLTGIPWPEEYGGIGSDYLAYVIAIEELSRVCASTGVTLSAHTSLAGWPIFKFGTEEQKQKFLRPMAEGTKIGAYGLTEPSSGSDAGGMRTTAKRDGDHYILNGSKIFITNGGIADIYVVFALTDPESKQRGTSAFIVESDTPGFSVGKKESKLGIRSSPTTEIMFEDCRIPVENLIGEEGQGFKVAMQTLDGGRNGIAAQAVGIAQGALDASVEYARERHQFGKPIAAQQGIGFKLADMATDVEAARLLTYQAAWLESEGLPYGKESAMSKVFAGDTAMKVTTEAVQVFGGYGYTKDYPVERYMRDAKITQIYEGTQEIQRLVISRMLTK is encoded by the coding sequence ATGCATTTTAAACTATCAGAAGAACATGAAATGATAAGAAAAATGGTTCGGGATTTTGCTAAGAACGAAGTAGCACCGACGGCAGCTGAGCGTGATGAAGAAGAGAGATTTGATCGCGCTTTATTCGATCAAATGGCAGAGCTTGGTTTAACCGGTATTCCGTGGCCTGAGGAATACGGTGGAATTGGAAGCGATTACTTAGCGTATGTAATTGCTATCGAAGAATTATCTCGTGTTTGTGCTTCAACGGGTGTAACGCTGTCTGCACACACTTCACTTGCTGGTTGGCCAATTTTTAAATTTGGAACGGAAGAACAAAAGCAAAAGTTTTTACGACCGATGGCAGAAGGAACGAAAATTGGCGCATACGGTTTAACGGAGCCAAGTTCTGGTTCAGATGCTGGCGGAATGAGGACAACTGCGAAACGAGATGGAGACCATTACATTTTAAATGGATCGAAAATCTTTATTACAAATGGCGGTATTGCTGATATTTATGTTGTTTTTGCATTAACTGATCCCGAATCGAAGCAGCGTGGTACGAGCGCGTTTATTGTGGAAAGTGATACACCAGGATTTTCAGTTGGGAAGAAGGAAAGCAAGTTAGGGATTCGCTCTTCACCAACAACTGAAATTATGTTCGAAGATTGCCGTATTCCTGTAGAGAACCTAATCGGGGAAGAGGGCCAAGGATTTAAAGTTGCGATGCAAACATTAGATGGCGGCCGTAATGGTATTGCCGCGCAAGCAGTCGGTATTGCGCAAGGGGCTTTAGATGCTTCTGTAGAATATGCAAGAGAGCGTCATCAGTTTGGGAAGCCAATTGCGGCGCAGCAAGGAATTGGCTTTAAACTTGCAGATATGGCAACGGATGTGGAGGCGGCGCGTCTTCTAACATACCAAGCGGCTTGGCTTGAATCGGAAGGGCTTCCGTATGGGAAAGAGTCAGCGATGTCAAAAGTATTTGCAGGCGATACAGCGATGAAGGTGACAACTGAAGCAGTACAAGTATTTGGTGGTTACGGTTATACGAAAGATTATCCAGTAGAGCGTTATATGCGCGATGCAAAGATTACACAAATATATGAGGGAACACAAGAGATTCAAAGGCTTGTAATTTCTCGTATGTTAACGAAGTAG
- a CDS encoding acyl-CoA dehydrogenase — MNFRFNEEQQMMRKMVRDFAQKEIAPFVPSMEQGVFPKEILQKMGELGLMGIPAPAKYGGAEMDFISYILAIEEISKVSATVGVILAVHTSVGMNPILYFGTEEQKQKYVSKLATGEYLGAFALTEPNAGSDAGSLKSRAVKKGDHYIINGSKVFITNGGEASTYIVFASTNPEAGKSGISAFIVEKDTPGLIIGKDEHKMGLLGSRTVQLTFEDMKVPAENLLGEEGQGFKVAMANLDVGRIGIGAQALGIAEAALACAIDYAKEREQFGKPIAAQQGIGFKLADMATSVEAARLLVYRAASLRAQGLPCGKEASIAKLFASKTAVEVAIEAVQVFGGYGYTKDYPVERFFRDAKITQIYEGTSEIQKLVISRAL, encoded by the coding sequence ATGAACTTTCGTTTTAATGAAGAGCAGCAAATGATGAGGAAAATGGTTCGGGATTTTGCACAGAAGGAGATAGCACCCTTTGTTCCTAGTATGGAACAAGGGGTGTTCCCAAAAGAGATTTTGCAGAAGATGGGTGAGCTTGGGTTAATGGGAATTCCAGCACCTGCAAAATACGGTGGTGCAGAAATGGATTTTATTTCTTACATTTTAGCAATTGAGGAAATTTCAAAGGTAAGTGCAACTGTTGGTGTAATTTTAGCTGTACATACGTCAGTTGGAATGAATCCGATTTTATATTTCGGAACAGAAGAACAGAAGCAGAAATATGTTTCTAAATTGGCGACTGGTGAGTATTTAGGTGCATTTGCTCTAACAGAACCGAACGCAGGATCAGATGCAGGGAGTTTGAAATCAAGAGCTGTAAAAAAGGGCGATCACTACATTATTAATGGGTCGAAAGTATTTATTACAAATGGCGGCGAAGCAAGTACATACATTGTATTCGCTTCTACAAATCCAGAGGCAGGAAAAAGTGGGATTTCTGCATTTATAGTAGAGAAAGATACACCGGGCTTAATTATCGGCAAAGATGAGCATAAAATGGGACTTCTTGGTTCTCGCACGGTACAACTTACGTTTGAAGATATGAAAGTGCCGGCCGAGAATTTACTTGGTGAAGAAGGACAAGGATTTAAAGTGGCAATGGCGAATTTAGATGTTGGACGAATTGGAATCGGAGCGCAGGCATTAGGAATTGCGGAAGCGGCGCTTGCATGTGCGATTGATTATGCGAAAGAGCGTGAGCAATTCGGTAAGCCAATTGCGGCGCAGCAAGGAATCGGCTTCAAACTTGCAGATATGGCGACTAGCGTAGAAGCAGCGCGATTACTTGTATACAGAGCGGCATCGCTAAGAGCGCAAGGATTACCATGCGGCAAAGAAGCTTCTATTGCGAAATTATTCGCTTCTAAGACGGCTGTTGAAGTTGCGATTGAAGCGGTGCAAGTATTTGGTGGTTACGGTTATACGAAAGACTATCCAGTAGAACGATTTTTCCGTGATGCGAAAATCACGCAAATATATGAAGGAACGAGTGAGATACAGAAACTTGTTATTAGTCGAGCTTTATAA